TCCCATTTCCACTGCCAGAAACCATTTTCCCAATATGGGCTCCCTGACGCTGAATATTTTTGCCACTGACCCTGCCAGAATGGACTATCTGATGGAAGAGGCCCGGGGAATTTTTCGGCTGGTAAGAAAGGTAAGAGCTGATCAGGACGATAATTTTGCCATCACCAAAAGTGATTCTTTTGTCAGCCAGTTTCTCGATCAGATGAAAGTGCTGACAATTTCTGCTCAGGTCATTGCGATGATTACCCTGATGGGGGCATCCATTGCTTTGCTCAATGTCATGCTCGTATCTGTCACTGAGCGCACCAACGAAATCGGGGTGAGAAAGGCCATGGGCGCTTCCAGACGCAATATTTTATATCAGTTTTTATTCGAAGCCATTGTCATCTGCCAGTTGGGGGGATTGCTCGGTATTTTGATGGGGTTATTTGTCGGTAACCTGATCAGCACCCTGATGTTTAATACAGGCTTTGTTGTGCCGTGGAATTGGATTTTCATCGGCCTGATCTCCTGCCTGGTGGTCGGTGTTGGCTCCGGCTATTATCCTGCCTGGAAAGCGGCACGGGTGGACCCGATCGAGTCGCTCCGGTACGAATAGATTACATCTCCCGAAAAGAGTGAATCAGCTTGTCCATGTCTGGTTCGTATTGCGCCAGGTTTCTTTCTGTTGTCCAGACCAAAAGTTGATACAGGTGTTCTTTTCCTGCAATCATGACGAGTTTATAATAAATAGACTCCCCTTTTACCGTTCCGCTCACATGGCCTTCCAGCGCTTCCAGTCCGTTGATCTTTAATTCTTTGGGGCCGGGCGCTAATGGTTCATGAACATCTATCAGCAGGTTTTCGATATGGAAGTCATAATAATCTTCCAGCGTTCCTGCATTGCCTTTATTGTTATTTTTAAGATCCTCCCAGGTATTGTATCTGATAATGGCATACACTTCTTTGTGTTTATTGGCGAGTTGTACCTGGGCATCGCTGTTGAGCGAAGCGGTTGCTTCCAGGTAATCGGGTACAGTAAGGGCAAATAAGCCATTAAACAATTGATTTTCATAGCTGGTCGCGCAGCCTGTAGCTAAAAGAGCCAGAGCAAATCCCAAAGTGAAAATTTGTCGCTTCATACCCAAAATTGGCGCGAAAACTCCTGAACTCCAAACCGGGAGGAAATCCTTTCCAAAATTTTAGATCTTTTCCCAATGTTAACTTAATGTTAAGTAATTGTTTTTTTTAAGTTAATTTTTTATTACCTTAGTGTAAAGATAAAGATTATGATCGCCATATTAGAAAAAATCAACACCATTACCCATCGGGTACATCTGGATCTGGAGGCGATCGCCTTATTTGGTGGTAGCCTGCTTATCGCTCTGGCTCTCACAGCGATCTGTGAGACCTGTGGTATTAATATTTTCGCTGTCTGATGGTATTTAATCCTGCCGGATCGCATCTACGGGATTTGCAGTTGCTGCCTGATATGACTGCCAGGCGACGGTTCCCCATGCGATAAATAAAGCCACCATTCCTGCCAATACAAACGAAACCCATCGTATATCTCCCTGATAGGCAAAGTTGTCCAGCCAAAATACGCTGATCGAAATATAGGCCAGTACAACACCGCCTGTTATTCCGGCAATCACCAGCAGGGAAAATTTATTTGTCAGCAGTAAAATAATCTGTGGTACAGTTGCACCCAGCACCTTGCGAATGCCTATTTCCCTCGATCTTTGTTCGGTAGTAAATGATGTCAACCCAAATAATCCCAGCGCAGCAATCAGTATCGCCAGCAGCGAAAAATAGCCGATCACTTTGCCCAGCCGATCTTCTCCTTCGTATTGACTGTTGAAATTTTCATCGACAAATTCATATGTAAATGGAAATCCTTCCCGGAGAAATGCCCACTGCGCTTCGAGATATTCCAGCGTCTGCTGCCTTGCGCCTTCGTGAATGCGGAAAACCAGACTACCTGCGCGACCGTCTGTGATCATGAATATCACCGGCGCTATCGGCTGTCTCAGGTTTTCGAAGTGAAAGTCTTCTGTTACGCCAACTACAATCCCGGTTCTGTCTCCATATTCCATCTTTTTCCCGATGGCGGCTTCCGCATTTTCCCAGCCAATCGCCTTGACAGAAGATTCATTGATGATAAATGCATGCAGGGAATCACTGGCGAGGTTCCTGTCAAAGTCTCTGCCCGCCGCCATTTTTACCTCAAGGGTTGATAAATAATCGTGCCCTACATGGATGTCTGCGATCCGGAAGTCAACGGTTTTCATTTCTCCGTTTATTTCGGCAGTTGCTCCCTGTGAGTCCAGCAGCCTGCCCGAAGGCACCCGGCTGGCAAGCGATATGTCTGTGATTCCGGGCTGGGTCAGCCATTGGGTTTTGAGCGACTCAAAACGGTTATAGATATCGTCATTGGAAGGCAAAATTACCAGATTCTCCCGGGTAAATCCCAGGGGTTTATTTTTCATAAACTTCAACTGATCCTGTACCATCATTACTCCGGCAATCAGTGCCACCGATATGCTAAACTGAACCACCACAAGCGACGAGCGCAAAAACGAGCCTTTGCCCCCTGAAAATAACTTCCCTTTCAATATCGCCACCGGCTCAAAGGAGGATAAGTACAGCGCCGGATAACTCCCTGCCAC
The DNA window shown above is from Bacteroidia bacterium and carries:
- a CDS encoding FtsX-like permease family protein; its protein translation is MLKNYLKTALRSMQRQKVHTFINIVGLATGMAACLLIILWVRDELSFDRYHEQSDRIYRVSREWFNEDGQTSLHLGMVAPPFGPLLEGDFEGEIEEAVRFVQDYNPLLVIGEKKLVEDQLFFADSDIGKVFSWKMLEGDWETALSEPNSLVLTQSTAQKYFGDKPAIGQTINYNNMADMKVTGIMEDVPVNSHFSFHALCSFISLENFFGREELMKNFGSNNFPTYLLLAKGVKPKELESRFPDFLYKHLGLWNGQPASKYNALRLMPLTQIHLHSHLDSEIEENGDINYVYLFSVVAFLILLIACINFINLSTARSSTRAKEIGLRKVIGAFRGNLIRQFITESVLLAVFALILAVSIVELLLPWFNNFFRKDLHISFLNDPWTLPGLLVLTLVVGLVAGSYPALYLSSFEPVAILKGKLFSGGKGSFLRSSLVVVQFSISVALIAGVMMVQDQLKFMKNKPLGFTRENLVILPSNDDIYNRFESLKTQWLTQPGITDISLASRVPSGRLLDSQGATAEINGEMKTVDFRIADIHVGHDYLSTLEVKMAAGRDFDRNLASDSLHAFIINESSVKAIGWENAEAAIGKKMEYGDRTGIVVGVTEDFHFENLRQPIAPVIFMITDGRAGSLVFRIHEGARQQTLEYLEAQWAFLREGFPFTYEFVDENFNSQYEGEDRLGKVIGYFSLLAILIAALGLFGLTSFTTEQRSREIGIRKVLGATVPQIILLLTNKFSLLVIAGITGGVVLAYISISVFWLDNFAYQGDIRWVSFVLAGMVALFIAWGTVAWQSYQAATANPVDAIRQD